In a genomic window of Candidatus Bathyarchaeota archaeon:
- a CDS encoding LL-diaminopimelate aminotransferase yields MTFEYAERIKRLPPYLFAEIEKIQKEKKAQGVDLISLSIGDPDLPPPSFIVEALKEEAANKKNHNYSFSQGEPDFREAVAGWYKKRFGVDIAHDQVVALLGSKEGLANIARAFINPGDHVLVPDPSYPVYANGSTILCDGQVTPLPLLEENNFKPDLQAVDARRVKMMFLNYPNNPTAATVDLKCLQEAVQFAKKNNIILCYDNAYSEITYDGYQAPSILQIEGAMDVAIEFHSLSKTFNMTGDRIGFAVGNTQLVNGLAKVKSQIDSGPPVYTQKVAVKALASYTSNQPPEFLRKNNQTLQERRDLLVETLCKIGYECEAPKATFYVWVNCKGDSMKFAAKLLDVGVAVTPGVGFGKYGEGFVRITFTQPKERIEEACRRIAAAF; encoded by the coding sequence TTGACATTTGAGTATGCAGAACGCATCAAGCGGTTACCACCGTACTTGTTCGCTGAAATAGAGAAAATCCAAAAAGAAAAGAAAGCACAGGGCGTTGATTTGATTTCTTTGAGCATTGGCGACCCCGATTTGCCGCCGCCCTCCTTCATCGTTGAAGCCCTAAAAGAGGAAGCTGCAAACAAAAAGAACCATAATTACTCTTTTAGCCAAGGTGAACCTGACTTTCGTGAAGCCGTTGCAGGTTGGTACAAAAAACGATTCGGCGTAGACATAGCCCACGACCAAGTTGTCGCTTTGTTAGGCTCCAAAGAGGGCCTCGCAAACATCGCTCGTGCATTCATCAACCCAGGTGACCACGTGTTGGTTCCTGACCCCTCCTACCCTGTCTACGCAAACGGCAGCACTATCCTCTGCGACGGACAAGTTACGCCCCTTCCGTTACTTGAAGAGAATAATTTCAAGCCTGACTTGCAAGCAGTGGATGCCCGACGGGTTAAGATGATGTTTCTCAACTACCCCAACAATCCTACCGCTGCAACAGTGGACCTCAAATGCCTCCAAGAAGCCGTGCAGTTCGCCAAAAAAAACAACATAATCCTCTGCTACGATAACGCCTACTCAGAAATCACCTACGACGGCTACCAAGCCCCCAGCATCCTCCAAATCGAAGGCGCCATGGACGTAGCTATCGAGTTCCATTCGCTATCCAAAACATTCAATATGACTGGTGACCGCATCGGATTCGCTGTAGGCAACACTCAACTGGTAAATGGCTTAGCAAAAGTGAAATCCCAAATCGACTCTGGACCACCAGTTTATACGCAGAAAGTCGCCGTTAAAGCACTTGCATCCTACACGAGCAACCAACCACCCGAGTTCCTACGCAAAAACAACCAGACGCTACAAGAGCGCCGCGACCTCCTTGTCGAAACCCTTTGCAAAATCGGCTATGAATGCGAAGCGCCAAAGGCAACTTTCTATGTTTGGGTAAACTGTAAGGGTGACTCTATGAAGTTCGCCGCTAAACTGCTTGACGTGGGCGTGGCAGTGACGCCGGGCGTTGGGTTTGGCAAATACGGTGAGGGCTTTGTGAGAATTACGTTTACACAGCCCAAAGAACGCATAGAGGAAGCTTGCCGCCGAATAGCCGCGGCTTTCTAA
- a CDS encoding mechanosensitive ion channel family protein, translated as MATLTETFQQILHLNAGTAEILASLVLFALVAFVGWGSYLVFNRYFSKWAAKTTTTLDDDILSAVKIIIVIMIAVIGIEYALQPLSILQPYSDTVSGICMVLEILLGAYAVTRVSNIVADWYASRTALIAGKNSHHLLFILKKVIQIIVYVAAFLFILWMFNVDLTGAMVGLGVGGIAIAFALQSTLSDFFSAFSIYFDRPFEIGDFIVVGEYSGTVKNIGIRSTRLQLLQGEELVISNKELTSGSVRNFRKLQKRRIVFTIGVTYDTSSEKLQKIPLILRGIIENTANAEIERVHFTEFGDFALKFQVSYYVKVPDYGVYLDIQQAINFAIKEVFEKEGIEMAFPTSTVYLKK; from the coding sequence ATGGCTACTCTCACCGAAACTTTCCAGCAAATACTGCACTTAAACGCGGGAACAGCCGAGATTTTGGCGTCTTTGGTGCTCTTTGCCTTAGTCGCCTTCGTCGGATGGGGAAGTTACTTAGTGTTCAACAGGTACTTTTCCAAGTGGGCAGCCAAAACCACAACCACCCTCGACGACGACATACTGTCCGCCGTAAAAATAATCATAGTCATCATGATAGCCGTAATCGGCATAGAATACGCCCTTCAGCCCCTATCCATACTCCAACCCTACAGTGACACAGTGTCAGGAATATGCATGGTTCTTGAAATCTTATTAGGCGCCTACGCAGTTACCCGCGTCTCAAACATAGTGGCTGACTGGTACGCAAGCCGAACCGCACTTATCGCTGGAAAAAACAGCCACCACCTCCTCTTTATCCTCAAAAAAGTCATACAAATAATCGTCTACGTAGCCGCATTCCTCTTCATCCTGTGGATGTTCAACGTAGACCTCACCGGCGCAATGGTCGGGTTAGGAGTCGGAGGCATCGCCATAGCCTTCGCCCTACAAAGCACACTTAGCGACTTCTTTAGCGCATTCTCCATCTACTTTGACCGACCCTTCGAAATCGGCGACTTCATCGTCGTCGGAGAATACAGCGGAACAGTCAAAAACATCGGCATCCGCTCCACAAGACTCCAACTGCTCCAAGGCGAAGAACTTGTAATTTCCAACAAAGAACTCACCTCCGGCAGCGTCCGAAACTTCCGAAAACTCCAAAAAAGACGCATCGTATTCACCATCGGCGTAACATACGATACGTCATCTGAGAAACTCCAAAAAATCCCCCTTATACTGCGCGGAATCATCGAGAATACAGCAAACGCAGAGATAGAGCGCGTGCATTTCACCGAATTCGGTGACTTTGCCTTAAAGTTCCAAGTCAGTTACTACGTCAAGGTGCCTGACTATGGCGTTTACCTTGATATCCAGCAAGCCATTAACTTTGCAATCAAAGAAGTCTTTGAAAAAGAAGGCATAGAGATGGCGTTCCCAACTAGCACCGTCTACCTCAAAAAATAA
- a CDS encoding sodium:calcium antiporter, translating into MADLFSIDFLINIVIIAVAIVVLNLTSDVVIKYATKIAAITRLGKTSVGFTLISLSTTLPELTVALSAALSGGAALSIGNAIGSNVFNISAILGIGAVILGLNVFLNGKRKKPNHVDSTNIIPNFESSELSNIEFGLFVASVVPLALLYVSPQAAWFVGLILLGVFVVYLYRLTKVRITTEPSDAEVTAQERGKLKQFILFTVLGALGVVISANFMVDSAISIATAVGVPQQVIGATIVALGTSLPELTIGVKSILRGHPNLTLGNIIGAAFFNTTLILGVTLFVPTLIGSTLMLDMQVYLNLIVFSIIINTFFWFFLSRKKITWKEGTVLLIIYALFIITTLTTGLGL; encoded by the coding sequence TTGGCGGACTTGTTTAGCATAGACTTCCTCATAAACATCGTTATCATAGCGGTAGCGATAGTTGTGCTAAACCTCACAAGCGACGTAGTCATCAAATACGCCACAAAAATCGCAGCCATAACCCGGCTGGGCAAAACATCGGTGGGGTTCACGTTGATTTCTCTCTCGACCACCCTGCCCGAATTGACAGTTGCCTTATCCGCAGCCCTATCCGGCGGAGCCGCACTTTCAATTGGGAACGCGATAGGCTCCAACGTCTTCAACATTTCAGCCATACTGGGCATCGGAGCCGTCATTTTAGGGCTAAACGTCTTCCTTAACGGGAAAAGAAAAAAGCCCAACCATGTTGACAGCACCAATATTATTCCGAATTTTGAATCCTCCGAATTAAGCAACATAGAATTCGGCTTATTCGTTGCGTCAGTTGTGCCTTTAGCGCTCCTATACGTTTCTCCGCAAGCAGCCTGGTTTGTAGGCTTAATACTGCTAGGGGTTTTTGTGGTTTACCTTTATCGATTAACCAAAGTTAGAATAACAACTGAACCATCAGATGCCGAAGTAACCGCGCAAGAGAGAGGAAAACTCAAACAGTTTATCCTCTTCACTGTTTTGGGTGCTTTGGGTGTCGTGATTAGCGCGAACTTTATGGTTGATTCAGCAATCTCCATCGCAACAGCGGTTGGGGTGCCTCAACAGGTAATCGGCGCCACCATTGTAGCGTTGGGCACAAGCCTCCCCGAATTAACCATAGGCGTAAAATCTATCCTACGGGGTCACCCCAACTTGACCTTGGGTAACATCATTGGGGCAGCTTTCTTCAACACTACCCTGATTTTAGGTGTAACCCTGTTTGTGCCTACTTTGATTGGTTCAACCTTAATGCTTGATATGCAGGTTTACTTGAACCTGATTGTGTTCTCCATAATCATAAACACATTCTTCTGGTTCTTCCTGTCAAGAAAAAAGATCACTTGGAAAGAGGGCACCGTACTCTTAATCATCTACGCGCTCTTTATCATCACAACTTTAACAACGGGTCTTGGTCTCTAA
- a CDS encoding methylenetetrahydromethanopterin dehydrogenase: MTQPTFKTVFVFLDTDKYCSPFDMLVAIDAFPDSMIFKFENVTGEDAPKIVFDLLFPRGPAGAAHTKIFINGSNFEEVEKVVAATQKAMKSAPWGNSIIVDPRGGYSTAAAAVAKTFGASMEKGLGSLEGKKVTVLAGTGPVGQTAARIYAAEKADVTISSRNLAKGQVVADKINAECGAQRVKVVEVSKPEQTAQAVKDAEIILAAGAGGIQLLTKADLDKAPKCKIVGDINAIKPLGVEGLGPNDDGIELKAGVFGIGALAIGKLKIKTEVEMIKRAAAEPQGLFDYAIAYTIAKEQILKKLAKAAAK, encoded by the coding sequence TTGACACAACCAACCTTCAAAACAGTTTTCGTTTTCCTAGACACTGACAAATATTGCAGCCCCTTTGACATGCTCGTCGCCATCGACGCATTCCCAGACTCTATGATATTCAAATTCGAAAACGTCACAGGCGAAGATGCGCCAAAAATCGTTTTCGACCTGCTCTTCCCACGTGGCCCCGCAGGTGCAGCACACACAAAAATCTTCATCAACGGCAGCAACTTTGAAGAAGTTGAAAAAGTCGTAGCAGCCACCCAGAAAGCCATGAAATCGGCTCCATGGGGAAATAGCATAATCGTTGACCCAAGAGGCGGATACAGCACAGCCGCAGCCGCAGTAGCCAAAACCTTTGGTGCATCCATGGAGAAAGGATTAGGCAGCTTAGAAGGCAAAAAAGTCACAGTTCTCGCTGGCACAGGCCCCGTCGGTCAAACAGCCGCACGCATCTACGCCGCAGAGAAAGCAGACGTAACCATCAGCAGCCGCAACCTAGCAAAAGGCCAAGTAGTCGCAGACAAAATCAACGCTGAATGTGGCGCCCAACGCGTCAAAGTTGTCGAAGTTTCAAAACCAGAGCAAACCGCTCAAGCAGTTAAAGATGCAGAAATCATTCTTGCAGCAGGAGCAGGCGGAATCCAACTACTCACCAAAGCAGACCTTGACAAAGCACCCAAATGCAAAATCGTTGGAGACATCAACGCCATCAAACCGCTCGGTGTTGAAGGCTTAGGTCCAAACGACGACGGCATAGAACTCAAAGCAGGCGTCTTTGGCATCGGCGCATTAGCCATCGGCAAACTAAAAATCAAAACCGAAGTCGAAATGATTAAGCGCGCCGCTGCTGAACCACAGGGACTCTTCGACTACGCAATCGCCTACACCATCGCCAAAGAGCAGATTCTTAAGAAATTAGCAAAAGCCGCTGCAAAATAA
- a CDS encoding DUF190 domain-containing protein, which translates to MKQKMWNLTIRIKKNDEVGGKRLHGLIMDCLMQAGIAGATVWTGVDGFGKRGKSTLHLEGVSVDMPLIIEVIDTEEKLDPLLPQLKQMVGDDGLVTIQETYII; encoded by the coding sequence TTGAAACAGAAAATGTGGAACCTAACAATCAGAATCAAGAAGAATGACGAAGTCGGCGGCAAACGGTTACACGGATTAATTATGGACTGCCTAATGCAAGCAGGCATCGCAGGCGCAACCGTTTGGACGGGCGTTGATGGGTTTGGTAAACGGGGCAAATCCACTCTACATCTCGAAGGTGTATCGGTTGATATGCCCCTTATCATCGAAGTGATAGACACCGAGGAAAAGCTGGACCCACTGTTGCCTCAACTTAAGCAAATGGTAGGCGACGACGGGTTAGTCACCATCCAAGAAACTTACATAATCTAA
- the crcB gene encoding fluoride efflux transporter CrcB yields MKWLEFVLLAVGAVVGAYLRYRIVESPTTVFGLPVNVLAVNVVGSFVLGLFSILSVGLNLDSQYSLFVAVGFCGSFTTMSSFALETSNLADANRFSLMALNILANVGLSLAAVFGGKTLGNVLMERFLR; encoded by the coding sequence ATGAAATGGCTTGAATTTGTCCTCTTGGCAGTCGGCGCGGTAGTCGGCGCATATCTCCGTTATCGAATAGTCGAGTCCCCCACAACAGTCTTTGGATTACCTGTTAACGTGTTGGCGGTTAACGTTGTGGGCAGTTTTGTTTTGGGGCTATTTTCGATTCTATCGGTTGGGTTGAATTTGGATTCACAGTACTCGCTGTTTGTGGCAGTGGGTTTCTGTGGGTCATTCACCACGATGTCGTCGTTTGCTCTGGAAACCAGCAACCTTGCCGACGCAAACCGTTTTAGCCTCATGGCACTCAATATCTTAGCAAACGTGGGGTTATCGTTGGCTGCGGTATTTGGCGGCAAAACCCTCGGTAACGTGTTGATGGAGAGGTTTTTGCGTTGA
- a CDS encoding carbohydrate kinase family protein, producing MAAKTVDLAVVGHFSLDTLSLPSRAHPFNVLGGPAAYTSFAAKRLDAAVSVISKVGADFPDAYFWWLQQEGIDVSGVVKQSNAQTTRYELTYGKELGERSLKLLTKGPPITPLDLPSDLHARAIHIAPIANEVSLEVVEKLKGCCDVFSLDPQGLIRSFDENGNVNENGVVENEIFSLINICKSSQTEIYALTGESDLKAAMRAIHDVGVETVIVTLGVKGCVLSVEGAQYVVPAFLSEVAVDPTGAGDVFIGGFLTEYLKNKESLWCAAVGSAAASCVVEGIGPTYFGEKEEIYRRAHCLYEKELKQ from the coding sequence ATGGCTGCAAAGACAGTTGACTTGGCAGTTGTAGGGCACTTCTCACTTGACACCCTCTCTCTGCCCAGCCGTGCCCATCCCTTCAACGTTTTAGGCGGTCCTGCAGCTTACACGTCTTTTGCTGCAAAACGCCTTGACGCTGCCGTCTCCGTCATCAGCAAGGTCGGCGCGGATTTTCCCGATGCATATTTTTGGTGGCTCCAGCAGGAAGGCATTGATGTTTCTGGCGTTGTTAAACAGTCTAATGCGCAAACCACTCGTTACGAGTTAACCTACGGGAAAGAGCTTGGTGAGCGTTCTCTCAAACTTTTAACTAAAGGTCCGCCAATAACCCCCTTGGATTTACCCAGTGACCTCCATGCTAGAGCCATCCACATTGCACCCATCGCCAACGAAGTTTCCCTTGAGGTTGTTGAGAAACTCAAAGGATGCTGTGATGTCTTCTCGCTTGACCCTCAGGGGCTAATTCGAAGCTTCGACGAAAACGGCAATGTGAATGAAAATGGTGTTGTGGAAAACGAGATTTTTAGCCTCATTAACATCTGCAAATCTTCGCAAACTGAAATCTACGCTTTAACCGGCGAATCAGACCTCAAAGCCGCCATGCGGGCTATTCATGATGTCGGCGTCGAAACCGTCATCGTCACGTTAGGCGTTAAAGGCTGTGTGCTCTCTGTGGAGGGCGCTCAATATGTTGTTCCTGCTTTTCTTTCGGAAGTGGCAGTTGACCCCACAGGTGCAGGTGACGTATTTATCGGAGGTTTCCTCACCGAGTACCTCAAAAATAAAGAGTCGCTTTGGTGTGCTGCGGTTGGTTCTGCTGCGGCTTCTTGCGTGGTTGAAGGCATAGGTCCCACTTACTTCGGCGAAAAAGAAGAGATTTATCGCCGTGCTCATTGTTTGTATGAAAAGGAACTTAAGCAATAG